GAGGCTCATCAGCATTGATATGCCACACTGATGTGTCAACGACATACTCAGTTAGCGTGCCGCTTGTTAGTGCATGGTCTAGGTAACCCATTTCACCGCCAAAGCTATACGAGTAAGCATTAGCGCCTACAAACTGATTAACAACGTTGGTATAACCTGCTGCTTCCAATGCCAAAATTGGAGACTCTTTCGCGTAAGCATTCAAATCGCCCATAATCAGTACGCGGTCTGAAAGCACTTCGCTGTTTGCTTCAATAAGTGCCAATAAACCTTGTGCTGCTTCGGTACGAAGTGCATTCCAGCAACCTTGACCATCACCTAAATCGGCGTTGTCACCTGTAGCGCTGCCACAGCTTCCTTTCGACTTAAAGTGGTTGATAGCAAAAGCAAAGCTTTCGCCGTTACTGTTTACGCTGAAGTTTTGAATAAGTGGTTGTCTATTGCCGTAATCAAAAGGCGCAGCATTTGAGGTAATTGGATTACCGACAGGCGTAACGACCGCTTGCTTGTATAGCATGCCTACCGCAATAGCATCGCCACCTAATAGCGACTCAAGTGCCACATAAGCATATTCATCACTACCCAACTCGGCATTTACGCTATCGACAAGTGTCGCTATCGCTGAGTCATTGCCATAACCGTCGTTTTCAATCTCAACAAGACCTAAAACATCAGCGTTCATAGCAACAATAGCGGCAACCGTTTTCGCATTTTGACGGTTGAACTCTAGCTCACTATCAGCACCGCGAGACGTTGGGAACTCTGGGCCATTGAAGTAGTTAAGCACGTTAAAGCTTGCTACTTTCACGTCGCCTTGTGCACGTAAAATTGGCGCGCGTGTTCTTGGATTAGTGCGGGTGGTCTGCAAATCACCTACAGGGATAAGATTATACGCACCGAACGCGTAGTGTAGTACGCCTTCTAAGCTTTCAACGCTATCACCTAAACGAAGCGAATTAGTATGAGAAAGACCACCCACCGGGAATTCAAGACCATCGCGGTTTTGCGAGCTGTATCCATCGTCAACCAAAAGTGAATCTACTGCGTTTTGCGCAGCCAATGCCAGCGCCGCTTCAGAATTTGCTTCATATTGGTTTGTTGGGATCATTAAACGCTGCGATGAAACAGTGAATTGACCGTAACGGCCTAAGTTGTATATATCTGAAACCTTTAGAGTTTGCTCGAAGCTAATTTGCATACCTTCAAAGGCTTCCAGATCCACTTCTGCGTTCAGTGGCAATGACAACGTTGAATACAGTACGCTTTCACCAGCGCCCAGTACCTCGGCATTTGCAGTAAGCGTTAATTGAGTAACACCATAGCGCTCGCCAACTGTCGCATTTAAGCGAACTGCATCGCCAGCTTGTGGCATCTCGTTGTATGCGCCGACGTAAACGAAAACACCTTCTGAAGTAGCGGTATTGTCATCAGAGTCACTGGCTTCTTCTTGTACAAAGAAGCCATCCATACCTGGTACAACTTTAGTAACTACTGCCTCTACAACTACGTCGCTTCCAACTAGCTCAGACGCTGCAGACGCTCCCTGGATAGCGCTGATAAGCACTACTTCAGGTACTGGGTCAGTAGGATCTGTTGGGTCTGTTGGGTCTGTTGGGTCTGTTGGACCGCTAACATTACCGTTATGGGCACCAAAATTGCTGAATGTATTTTGCGCGAAGCTGTCCCACTCAACACTTGCATCGAAGCTTCCACTACGCGACGTGTTACCGCCGGTTACAGTGCTTTTACGCACTAACGTTACGTCTTTACCCCAATTAGTTCTAACGCCAAACGTCCCTAGAGAGTCCACAACGTCGCCGTTGTACGTCAACTCTATGTAGTCATCGCCGTTAAAATTGATAACAAAATCACTAATGGTCGAGCCAGAAGTAAGTGATGCATCAGCCTGGCTGTTAGCAAATGTCGCCACGCCACCTGACGGTATTGAGCCTTCTAAGGCAAGTACTTTGCCGTCATTTTCACCTGAGGCGCCGTTTGAAAACAGTACTAACGAGTAACCAGAAAGGTCGACAGCTTCAGCACTGCTATTGAACAGTTCAATCGCTTTGTTGAAACTACTTCCCTCGATGTACTCAGAAATGTAAACAC
The DNA window shown above is from Alteromonas sp. KC3 and carries:
- a CDS encoding ExeM/NucH family extracellular endonuclease; the encoded protein is MTIQNNTHNLSLRKTAKVVNALLTGAFSLSVLSFNAAATTLWEENFEAAELQGKGATGPIPVGQNVVVDGVERWSIDVSGAQITATSDWFKVNNNAMQARDVDGDVVWQTETIDISGQGDITLEVALSQSGTFENADYIDVSYAIDGGAFELVTLNEGDSRTVFDDFGSALVTANIGSGASLVIKVAMANNAGSEYSNLDSVKVTASGSTGGDTGGDTPDEGDSPSNELLFLSGTCFNCPDLQAINLASDYVESDYYAALETAIANNENAVTLKAAAHDIIENGHRTLSYSEVWTALTYTDEDPANTDNVVLFYKGVSQAKSTNGSGTQSSNPDNWNREHVWAKSHGFSSSSLTAYTDILHLRPTDISVNSSRGNLDFDFSDSPLSEAPANRVDNDSFEPRDAVKGDVARSMLYMDVRYDGNTAGDTEEDLVLLNRLTTTEEAAFGKLCVLLQWHESDPVDDFERRRNERVFEFQGNRNPFIDKPELASLIYNESCDGSGTDTGGDTGGDTGVDTGGDTGGDTGGDTGGDTGGNTPPSSHSVYISEYIEGSSFNKAIELFNSSAEAVDLSGYSLVLFSNGASGENDGKVLALEGSIPSGGVATFANSQADASLTSGSTISDFVINFNGDDYIELTYNGDVVDSLGTFGVRTNWGKDVTLVRKSTVTGGNTSRSGSFDASVEWDSFAQNTFSNFGAHNGNVSGPTDPTDPTDPTDPTDPVPEVVLISAIQGASAASELVGSDVVVEAVVTKVVPGMDGFFVQEEASDSDDNTATSEGVFVYVGAYNEMPQAGDAVRLNATVGERYGVTQLTLTANAEVLGAGESVLYSTLSLPLNAEVDLEAFEGMQISFEQTLKVSDIYNLGRYGQFTVSSQRLMIPTNQYEANSEAALALAAQNAVDSLLVDDGYSSQNRDGLEFPVGGLSHTNSLRLGDSVESLEGVLHYAFGAYNLIPVGDLQTTRTNPRTRAPILRAQGDVKVASFNVLNYFNGPEFPTSRGADSELEFNRQNAKTVAAIVAMNADVLGLVEIENDGYGNDSAIATLVDSVNAELGSDEYAYVALESLLGGDAIAVGMLYKQAVVTPVGNPITSNAAPFDYGNRQPLIQNFSVNSNGESFAFAINHFKSKGSCGSATGDNADLGDGQGCWNALRTEAAQGLLALIEANSEVLSDRVLIMGDLNAYAKESPILALEAAGYTNVVNQFVGANAYSYSFGGEMGYLDHALTSGTLTEYVVDTSVWHINADEPRVFDYNVEFKSETQLASYYGADAYRSSDHDPVVVVMNFPEEVVVGDLDGDNDVDYNDIMAFYQAFLSGQATDASYDFNGDGMVNFFDIQALMGMCSRAGCAI